From one Spiroplasma endosymbiont of Lasioglossum villosulum genomic stretch:
- the rpsB gene encoding 30S ribosomal protein S2, producing the protein MSVVTREQLLEAGVQFGHQTKRWDPKMRKYIFGQRNGIHIIDLQKSMRKLDEACHFVKETSENGGKVLFVGTKKQAKEAVQELAISCNSPYVTERWLGGNLTNFKTIKSSIKKLIDIENKEKSGEIKLLTKKEQMLVIKEKARLERNLGGIRNMYKLPEAIFVTDTITNKIAVEEAVKLGIKIIAICDSNSNPDNIDYIIPGNDDATKSITLITKKIAEAINEGQSVKPVIDKKEIVVEETTSLDENKTENGIEKNKE; encoded by the coding sequence ATGTCAGTTGTAACACGTGAACAACTCCTTGAAGCGGGAGTTCAGTTTGGTCACCAAACTAAAAGATGAGATCCAAAGATGCGTAAATATATTTTTGGTCAAAGAAATGGTATTCATATTATTGATTTACAAAAATCAATGCGTAAATTAGATGAAGCTTGTCACTTTGTTAAAGAAACTAGTGAAAATGGTGGTAAAGTTTTATTTGTAGGTACAAAAAAACAAGCCAAAGAAGCTGTGCAAGAACTTGCAATTAGTTGTAATTCACCTTATGTAACAGAACGTTGATTAGGTGGTAATTTAACTAATTTTAAAACTATTAAATCAAGTATTAAAAAGTTAATTGATATTGAAAATAAAGAAAAAAGTGGAGAAATTAAACTTTTAACAAAAAAAGAGCAAATGTTAGTAATTAAAGAAAAAGCACGTTTAGAACGTAACCTTGGTGGTATTAGAAATATGTATAAATTACCAGAAGCTATTTTTGTTACTGATACTATTACTAATAAAATTGCTGTCGAAGAAGCAGTTAAACTTGGTATCAAAATTATTGCGATTTGTGATAGTAATTCAAATCCAGATAATATTGATTATATTATTCCTGGTAATGATGATGCTACAAAATCAATTACTTTAATTACAAAGAAAATTGCTGAAGCTATTAATGAAGGACAAAGTGTAAAACCAGTTATTGATAAAAAAGAAATAGTAGTAGAAGAAACTACTAGTCTTGATGAAAATAAAACTGAAAATGGAATTGAAAAAAATAAAGAATAA
- a CDS encoding rolling circle replication-associated protein: protein MQQDFYIKKVFYACYVKNIVLPISFLSNIGNKKGKCYVGNKQKLRNSTVRAKNNLIQKALHNFYDSKIMSFVTLTYKDNMQDIKKAKKDIGLFFIKLKKWWNDPKRLKYLGELKYFYVYEYQSRGAVHFHIVFNRKVHKSMLLEWWTHGFSDLKVVKKGTNEFVIKYLGKYVTKAFDDIKSLNQVDVGIKAYAFSRNCKNPIIIRGIKKITIQDIIKASFNATNVFYFKTPKDSDGNTILTGGIIESTVVNDYFKDYEDYERYIYLSALSHKHYLRTSEIGYLIHKDKDVSTWLDKIFGDKVEKIIFGNKKLN from the coding sequence ATGCAACAAGATTTTTATATTAAAAAGGTTTTTTATGCTTGTTATGTAAAAAATATAGTGTTACCTATTTCATTTTTGAGTAATATTGGAAATAAAAAAGGTAAATGTTATGTTGGTAATAAGCAAAAATTGAGAAATAGTACTGTTCGTGCAAAAAATAACTTAATTCAAAAAGCATTGCATAATTTTTATGATAGTAAAATAATGAGTTTTGTTACTTTAACCTATAAAGATAATATGCAAGATATTAAAAAAGCTAAGAAAGATATTGGCTTATTTTTTATTAAATTAAAAAAATGATGAAATGACCCTAAACGTTTAAAATATTTAGGTGAATTAAAGTATTTTTATGTTTATGAATATCAATCTCGTGGAGCAGTTCATTTTCATATAGTTTTTAATAGAAAAGTACATAAAAGTATGTTATTAGAATGATGAACTCATGGTTTTAGTGATTTAAAAGTAGTTAAAAAAGGTACAAATGAATTTGTTATTAAATATTTAGGTAAATATGTTACAAAAGCATTTGATGATATTAAGTCTTTAAATCAAGTGGATGTAGGCATTAAAGCATATGCTTTTAGTCGTAATTGTAAAAATCCTATTATAATTCGTGGTATTAAAAAAATAACAATTCAAGATATAATTAAAGCAAGTTTTAATGCAACAAATGTATTTTATTTTAAAACTCCAAAAGATAGTGATGGTAATACTATTTTAACTGGTGGTATTATTGAAAGTACTGTTGTAAATGATTACTTTAAGGATTATGAAGATTATGAACGATATATATATTTAAGTGCTTTATCGCATAAACACTATTTACGGACTAGTGAAATTGGTTATTTAATTCATAAAGATAAAGATGTTTCAACTTGGTTAGATAAAATTTTTGGTGATAAAGTTGAAAAAATAATTTTTGGTAATAAAAAGTTAAATTAA
- the tsf gene encoding translation elongation factor Ts: MSEVKVDVKLLKKLRDTTDLPITDCKEALIEKNNIFEAALSLLKIKGLAKAEKKSINKATEGVTKVVISGNNAIIAELNCQTEQVADLEDFNDLFTKILETILKHQPKTIEEALMLKADGSSESLNDEIRFAIAKLGENIVLNRFQYLSKNSDEVFGSYIHGGGKYSGLVIIKGVDKESDIPNNVAMQLVSADAKYIDIAHIPATVRDKELSIISEKTKEEEKLKAKKRPDNILENIIRGRFEKVLSELTIVDQLYIKDNTIKVKEYLTKNHATIIAMIRYQLGEKIDSSAK, encoded by the coding sequence ATGTCAGAAGTTAAAGTAGATGTTAAATTATTGAAAAAATTAAGAGATACAACCGATTTACCAATTACTGATTGTAAAGAAGCTTTGATAGAAAAAAATAATATTTTTGAAGCAGCACTTTCCCTATTAAAAATTAAAGGTTTAGCAAAAGCAGAGAAAAAAAGTATTAATAAAGCCACTGAAGGGGTTACTAAAGTTGTTATTAGTGGTAATAATGCAATTATTGCTGAATTAAATTGTCAAACTGAACAAGTTGCTGATTTAGAAGATTTTAATGATTTATTTACTAAGATTTTAGAAACAATTTTAAAACATCAACCTAAAACTATTGAAGAAGCTTTAATGTTAAAAGCTGATGGAAGTAGTGAAAGTTTAAATGATGAGATAAGATTTGCTATCGCTAAATTAGGTGAAAATATTGTTTTAAATCGTTTTCAATATTTAAGTAAAAATAGTGATGAAGTTTTTGGTTCATATATCCATGGTGGTGGTAAATATAGTGGTTTAGTTATTATCAAAGGTGTTGATAAGGAAAGTGATATTCCAAATAATGTTGCTATGCAATTAGTATCAGCAGATGCTAAATACATTGATATTGCTCACATACCCGCAACAGTTCGTGATAAAGAATTATCAATTATTAGTGAAAAAACAAAAGAAGAAGAAAAATTGAAAGCAAAAAAACGTCCTGATAATATTCTTGAAAATATTATAAGAGGTCGTTTTGAAAAAGTATTATCTGAATTAACTATTGTTGATCAACTTTATATTAAAGATAATACAATTAAGGTTAAAGAATATTTAACTAAAAATCATGCTACAATTATAGCTATGATACGTTATCAATTAGGTGAAAAAATTGATAGTTCTGCCAAATAA